From one Bos javanicus breed banteng chromosome 15, ARS-OSU_banteng_1.0, whole genome shotgun sequence genomic stretch:
- the FIBIN gene encoding fin bud initiation factor homolog, producing the protein MVFLKFLWMGFLCHLCQGYFDGPLYPEMSNGTLHHYFVPDGDYEENDDPEKCQLLFRVSDHRRCSQGEGSSASTLLSLTLREEFTVLGRQVEDAGRVLEGISKSISYDLDGEESYGKYLRRESHQIGDAYSNSDKSLTELESKFKQGQEQDSRQESRLNEDFLGMLVHTRSLLKETLDISVGLRDKYELLALTIRSHGTRLGRLKNDYLKV; encoded by the coding sequence ATGGTGTTCCTGAAGTTTCTCTGGATGGGTTTTCTCTGCCACCTGTGTCAGGGCTATTTCGACGGTCCTCTCTACCCAGAGATGTCCAATGGGACCCTGCACCACTACTTTGTGCCGGACGGGGACTACGAGGAGAACGACGACCCCGAGAAGTGCCAGCTGCTCTTCAGGGTGAGTGACCACCGGCGCTGCTCCCAGGGGGAGGGGAGCTCGGCCAGCACTCTGCTAAGCCTCACCCTGCGGGAGGAGTTCACCGTGTTGGGCCGCCAGGTGGAGGACGCGGGGCGCGTGCTGGAGGGCATCAGTAAGAGCATCTCCTACGACCTGGACGGGGAGGAGAGCTATGGCAAGTACCTGCGGCGGGAGTCCCACCAGATCGGGGATGCCTACTCCAATTCGGACAAGTCCCTCACTGAGCTGGAAAGCAAGTTTAAGCAGGGCCAGGAGCAAGACAGCCGGCAAGAGAGCAGGCTCAACGAGGACTTCTTGGGGATGCTGGTCCACACCAGGTCCCTGCTGAAGGAAACGCTGGACATCTCCGTGGGGCTCAGGGACAAATATGAGCTGCTGGCCCTCACCATCAGGAGCCATGGGACCCGACTAGGTCGGCTGAAGAACGATTATCTTAAAGTGTAG